Genomic segment of Leuconostoc mesenteroides subsp. mesenteroides:
TCGCTGCCATACCAGAGCTAGTAGCAAATGCTTGAACCCCTTGCTCTAAATCCGCTAACTGCTCTTCCAGTATTTGACGTGTCGGTGTTTGTAAACGTGCATAGTCAAAGCCAGATGACTCACCCAAATTAGGATGTCGATAAGCCGTTGAAAAATATAGTGGACTCACTACCGCCCCTGTTTTGATGTCATCACTGCCGTTTCCGCCCTGTGCTAATAAAGTATCAATTTTAATGCTCATAAGTATTTACATTGCGAGGTCCCTAAACCCAGCTTGTTCCTCTCTTGATTTAATGTTGGTATTGTTGATTTTGATGAAATCATTTTTTCTATTAACAGTTCCCCCCAATTTATAAAAAATTTTTCAGCATCACTCTGCCATGTATTCGTTGGCTTATTATGATGAAAATAGTTCTTAGGTGCAATTGTGTTCGGGTCAATAACTATGTCACGAAGATATTCGTTCTCTAGAGTCTCTGTATCATATTCGAAATGTCCAGTAATGTAGGTTGAGCTTACATGTTCATCCCTCAAAATGAACGCGCCCAAAATATCGTCACCAGCGACTTTCAATCGTCTAGCTACACCAAAATTTGGTACCGTAAAGTAACGAGATTGTGGCATATTAATGTGTTCCAAATCTTTTAATAATGAATGCCGTTTAAAAATTTGGCTAGCTTGAAATACACCTGAAATTTTTTCTGACAAAGCTTTGACAGGAAAATTCCGCTCTGCGTAGCCAGCGCCATACGCTGCCCAACATGCAAATAGACTTTCAGTTACATGTGTTTTTCGCCATTCTAGTAAATAACAAAATTCATCCCAGTAATCAATTTGTTCAAATTTCATGCGATCTACCGGCGCACCCGTAACAATCAATCCGTCAAATGTTTTATGCCAAATATCGTTGAGTTTGACATAGTTAGTTATAATTGCGTCTGTTTCATGGCGAATTTTATGTTCACTTGGCACTGCAAATGTTACTCGAACATTGACAGATAAATGACTCAGCAATTTCGTAAACTGCTTTTCAGTTTGTAATCGATTGGGCATTAAGTTAACCAAAAGTATATTGATAGTCGGTTCTAATACTTCAAAACGACCAATTACAAAGCTTTCCCGTTTCAACAAACCGTTATTTAATATAACACTCATGTGCTTCCTCCAAATTCTTAGAAAATAAAAAAGCCCCGTAGTATCCAAAGATACTACGGGACGTTAATTGACGTGTTACCACCCGGTATTTATGTAAACATTGCCAGTTTACACCTCCAAACGTACGCCAAAAACTTTCGTCGAGAACATCTGTGAAAGCTTTGGTTTATACGCTGTCCAGTAACGGGGACGCCCGATTTCAACTTACCGCGTAGCACATATGAGTGTTCGCTTGCTCGTATCCGTAAAAAAACTCCAAGACCATTTTCCAACTGATTATCTTGCTCGCTTTCACCAAACACGAACTCTCTAACTAAGATTCAAAGATGTACTTATCTTTTCAACGTTTATATTGATTATTACTATAACTTTTAATTTAATATATGTCAATAGTTTTTAATATTTCTCATTATATTTTCTTTTATATCGGTTTCATATTCAGCATTAGAAACTACTTTATGGTACAATTCTACTAGAATTTAGTGAGGTAAATAAATTATGTACGAACCAACACATAATACAAATACAGTTGTTGAAGAACATATAAACAAGCCCGGTCGTCATGTTATGTTCCTTTCTGCAGATTGGTGTGGTGATTGTAAAGCTATAAAGCCTTTTGTTCAGGCTATCAAAGATGAAGTTACACAAAGTGCTGAATGGTTTGATGCTGATAGAGATGAAAATATTGATGTTGCAACAAAGCATAACATGCGTGGTATTCCGTCTTTCGTTTTGTTTGAGAATGGACAAGAAATTTCACGTATCGGACACGGTGAACGCCTAACACCAAAAGAAATCGTAGATTGGTACCATTCTACACTTTAATTTTAGTACCAAAATAGCCCATAAATATCTCAAGAAATTACTAAACTTGTGATATTTATGGGCTATTTCTATGATACTTACTATACTGGTTGCTACTTTTCGGTATTTTTAATAAATGTCTGAACAATATCTGCTGGAATAGCAAATCCCATGCCTTCAACACTCGTACCATCCGTAGAAGAAGCTATTTTTGATGAGTTAATACCAATTACCTCCCCCTTCAGGTTAATTAATGGTCCACCTGAATTTCCAGGATTAATGGCAGCATCTGTCTGAATAGCAGTCGTTTCTGAAGAACCCGTTTCTTCAGCAGAAAGTGTACGGCGCGGAGCTGAAACAATGCCGCTAGTCAAAGAAGTAGCATAATCTGATCCCAAAGGAGACCCGATTGCTAAGACCTGTTGACCAGACTGCAATTTTTGGGAATTACCAAAAGATGCTGTTGTTTTGATGTCTGTTGTTTTTGCTTTTAACAGCGCCAAATCTTTGCTTGAATCTGTGCCAACAATAGTTGCTTGGATTTTTTTACCACTAGCGGTAATTAATTGTAGTTCGTCTGAATCTGCTACCACATGATTATTAGTAATAATATACGCATATTCACCTGAAATTTTATAAACAACACCCGAACCTTCTGATGCTGTTTCCAATTCTGAACTACTCTCTGGCTGATTCTGTTGGAAAAATGATGACCAACCATTACTTGATGGTGTTTTCTGTAAATTCTGAACAGTAACCACAGCACTTTTCACTTTATTATAAGCTGTTGTTGCCGTATCACTGCTTGTGTAAGCCGTCTTGGCGACGGTCGTTGTGCCAGCTGAATTGCTTGTTTTTGTTGTATTTGTCCGTTGCTGGAACCAAGAATCTGGCTGCAATCCAGAATAAACAACGAAACTTGCTACCAATGCTGAAACTATAGCAACAATAATTAAAGAATGCTTTTTCATAATTCGCCCTTTCATATGTGTACGTGATTACTTTTCTGACAAAAATTCATACTCTATTATATTCATAATAATGGCATAAAGTAAATTAAACATTACAGGGGCAAAATGACTTTAAAAATAGCACCTCGTGGTTGATTATCTGCTACTGTTATTTTACCACCATGAGCATGAACTACCCACTCAGCAATCGATAATCCAAGTCCGGTGCCACCAGTTTGCCGATTACCAGTTTTATCTTCACGATAAAAACGATCGAAGACATGTTTTTTAGCTTCATCACTAATACCACGACCAGTATCAGCAATGGTAAGGACAAATTTTTTCTTTTCAATACCAGCTTTCACAGCAATTGTCGCACCAGCATCTGAGTATTTCAAGGCGTTATCAAGTAACAAAACTAGTAACTGATGAATTCGTTTTTGGTCTATAAAAATCGCTTGATTGACATCAACTTCAAGTGTTACAGATTTCTCTTCAAACTCTGCCATTTCTTGATATGGTGTAATAATGTTCTCTAAGAATTGCTTGACATTAGTAGATTCTTTTTCAATGGTGGTCATATTAGACCCTGTCTTTGCTAACGTTAACATGTTATTTGTTAATGAATTTAACCGTCGTACTTCAGAAAGCGACAAAATAATAGCATTTGACTGCTCACGAACCGTTGATTCCGGTTTTGTCAGCATTGTCTCCAGCTTCCCCTGAATGACAGCCATAGGTGTCCTTAACTCATGAGCAGCATTATTAACGAAGTCTTGTTGTTGTTGCCAAGATTTTAATATTGGTTTCATATTTCGACGAGCAATTAAATACGATATGATTACTAACAAAATACCAAAAAGACCAAAGGACCAGAACAATACTTTCTTAAAATTGTTCAAATTATCAACCGTGTCTGTAACATTAACCGTTACCATACCATGCACTGCAATTTGATTATAACCCTTAGCGGCATTCTTTTTGAACTGAAAACCAATAATTCGGTAATAATTACCATAAAATTTATAGGTATTGGGTTTAACTGTCATTGTTGCTTTATCAAATTTAATGGCTTGTTGTAACGCCTTTTGCAAAGCTGCTTGACGTGCATCTTCAGTATTACTATCAATTATCAACTGACCATTTTTGTCAAATAACCATGTCTCTGTTCGGGTACTAGTATTATTGTACAAAGGTTGTGGCTTCTTAACATCCTTGTCAGAAGTCGAAAGTAACCCATTGCTGTCGTACATCGAAATCGTCTGATTGATTGCCGAATCCGCACTGTTAAAGACCGTTCGAGTGTATGATACGAAAATCACACTAGCTAAAGTTGAAAATATAACAAAAAAGCTGGCGAGTAACCAGATAAATCCACGTACTTGCTGCTTTTTATTAATTGCGTTCGGCATCCTCTACCTCTAGAATAAACCCTATATTACGTAAGGTTTTAATTAAATTATTTTGTCCAACCGCTTCTAATTTTCGCCGTAAATTATTCAAATAAATATTAACAACATTGATTGTCGTATCTGAGTCTATACCCCATACGCGATCAAAAATTTGATCACGAGTGACAATAATATTTTTATTTTGTGCTAGATAAGTTAAAATATCAAATTCTTTACCAACCAATTTAACTGGTTGACCATGTACTTGTACACCACGATTTTCTAGGTTGATCATCACATCCCCAACTGCTAGCGTGTTATCCTCAGAATAGACCCCCGAACGGCGCAAAAGTGCTTTTACACGAACAAGTAATTCCTCTCGATGAAAAGGTTTCGTTAAGTAATCATCAGCACCAACATTGAAACCTTCTATTTTGTCATCTAATGATGTTTTAGCTGTCAAAATCAAAACAGGCGTTTCAACATTATTAGAACGTAAATTTCTTATTAGCTCTAAGCCAGTTTCACCAGGTAACATAAGGTCAGAAATAATCAAATCATATGGTGCCTCTTGTGCCTCAAATTCACCATCAAGTCCATCTGTAACAGCATTGATATCTGCAAAGTCATGCAAGAAACCC
This window contains:
- a CDS encoding homoserine O-succinyltransferase — translated: MSVILNNGLLKRESFVIGRFEVLEPTINILLVNLMPNRLQTEKQFTKLLSHLSVNVRVTFAVPSEHKIRHETDAIITNYVKLNDIWHKTFDGLIVTGAPVDRMKFEQIDYWDEFCYLLEWRKTHVTESLFACWAAYGAGYAERNFPVKALSEKISGVFQASQIFKRHSLLKDLEHINMPQSRYFTVPNFGVARRLKVAGDDILGAFILRDEHVSSTYITGHFEYDTETLENEYLRDIVIDPNTIAPKNYFHHNKPTNTWQSDAEKFFINWGELLIEKMISSKSTIPTLNQERNKLGLGTSQCKYL
- a CDS encoding thioredoxin; its protein translation is MYEPTHNTNTVVEEHINKPGRHVMFLSADWCGDCKAIKPFVQAIKDEVTQSAEWFDADRDENIDVATKHNMRGIPSFVLFENGQEISRIGHGERLTPKEIVDWYHSTL
- a CDS encoding response regulator; its protein translation is MSKAIKILLIEDDVNLADNIVGFLHDFADINAVTDGLDGEFEAQEAPYDLIISDLMLPGETGLELIRNLRSNNVETPVLILTAKTSLDDKIEGFNVGADDYLTKPFHREELLVRVKALLRRSGVYSEDNTLAVGDVMINLENRGVQVHGQPVKLVGKEFDILTYLAQNKNIIVTRDQIFDRVWGIDSDTTINVVNIYLNNLRRKLEAVGQNNLIKTLRNIGFILEVEDAERN
- a CDS encoding trypsin-like serine protease; protein product: MKKHSLIIVAIVSALVASFVVYSGLQPDSWFQQRTNTTKTSNSAGTTTVAKTAYTSSDTATTAYNKVKSAVVTVQNLQKTPSSNGWSSFFQQNQPESSSELETASEGSGVVYKISGEYAYIITNNHVVADSDELQLITASGKKIQATIVGTDSSKDLALLKAKTTDIKTTASFGNSQKLQSGQQVLAIGSPLGSDYATSLTSGIVSAPRRTLSAEETGSSETTAIQTDAAINPGNSGGPLINLKGEVIGINSSKIASSTDGTSVEGMGFAIPADIVQTFIKNTEK
- a CDS encoding sensor histidine kinase, with the translated sequence MPNAINKKQQVRGFIWLLASFFVIFSTLASVIFVSYTRTVFNSADSAINQTISMYDSNGLLSTSDKDVKKPQPLYNNTSTRTETWLFDKNGQLIIDSNTEDARQAALQKALQQAIKFDKATMTVKPNTYKFYGNYYRIIGFQFKKNAAKGYNQIAVHGMVTVNVTDTVDNLNNFKKVLFWSFGLFGILLVIISYLIARRNMKPILKSWQQQQDFVNNAAHELRTPMAVIQGKLETMLTKPESTVREQSNAIILSLSEVRRLNSLTNNMLTLAKTGSNMTTIEKESTNVKQFLENIITPYQEMAEFEEKSVTLEVDVNQAIFIDQKRIHQLLVLLLDNALKYSDAGATIAVKAGIEKKKFVLTIADTGRGISDEAKKHVFDRFYREDKTGNRQTGGTGLGLSIAEWVVHAHGGKITVADNQPRGAIFKVILPL